Proteins from one Sabethes cyaneus chromosome 2, idSabCyanKW18_F2, whole genome shotgun sequence genomic window:
- the LOC128735726 gene encoding mucin-2-like, translated as MLKLFLLLFCVGLTFAQECSVCPVGVCHPNPACPANDNASDPKKLPHADCGKFYKCSLGNACEMSCPAGLHWSVTANRCEWPHIACCDKTIECRPCCDTPATTPTTVITTPTTPITTPTTPITTPTTPITTPTTPLPTPDDPVCIIDARCPANDNPFNPLLLPHESDCTLFYKCDFGRRCPKSCPPGEHFSVALQRCDWPNIACCDPRIPCTTTPPVPAPTTVATPAPPAVQCIPDARCPANDNPMNPLLLPHETDCGLFYKCDTGERCLKTCPPGEHFSVALQRCDWPNIACCNPAIPCTTTPIAPAPPIPTPAPPAAQCIPDARCPANDNPMNPLLLPHETDCGQFYKCDSGERCLKTCPLGEHFSVALQRCDWPNIACCNPAIPCTSTPGTPSPPVVPTPAPPAASCTPDARCPANDNPLNPLLLPHETNCGQFYKCDSGQRCLVACPLGEHFSAALQRCDWPNIACCNPQIGCVATANPIPTTNSPVGTSCVFDARCPATDDPMNPRLLQHENDCSLFYKCDLGRRCLMQCKTGEHFSSALQRCEWPNYACCDARLPCETAPNMNDPCYPGVCETPICYADSGCPVQDNPLNPIHLRNPASCSSFYKCQRGQACLVECPIGQHWSQALQRCEWPNVACCSPAVECCLQCIEDRRRELGRLFGIKMYN; from the coding sequence ATGTTAAAACTgtttttgttactgttttgtGTCGGGCTAACTTTTGCTCAAGAGTGCTCTGTATGTCCTGTGGGAGTTTGCCATCCAAATCCTGCATGTCCGGCAAATGATAACGCGAGTGATCCAAAGAAGCTTCCACATGCTGACTgcggaaaattttacaaatgcaGTCTCGGAAATGCGTGTGAAATGAGTTGTCCAGCTGGATTACATTGGAGTGTGACTGCAAATCGTTGCGAGTGGCCACACATAGCTTGTTGTGATAAAACAATTGAATGTAGGCCGTGTTGTGATACGCCAGCGACGACTCCAACAACAGTTATCACAACTCCAACCACGCCCATCACAACACCAACGACGCCCATCACAACACCAACGACGCCCATCACAACTCCAACCACTCCATTACCAACACCGGATGATCCTGTATGCATAATCGATGCCCGATGCCCAGCGAACGACAATCCCTTTAATCCTTTGCTTCTGCCACACGAGTCGGATTGCACGTTATTTTACAAATGTGATTTTGGCAGACGATGTCCAAAGTCTTGCCCTCCAGGTGAACATTTTAGCGTAGCTCTACAGCGCTGTGATTGGCCAAATATTGCATGCTGCGATCCAAGAATACCTTGCACGACAACGCCACCCGTACCAGCACCTACAACGGTCGCAACGCCAGCTCCACCTGCTGTGCAATGCATACCAGATGCTCGATGTcctgcaaatgataatccgatgAATCCATTACTTTTACCGCATGAGACTGACTGCGGTCTGTTTTACAAATGTGACACCGGTGAACGTTGCCTGAAGACATGTCCTCCAGGAGAGCATTTTAGCGTAGCACTACAACGCTGCGATTGGCCAAACATTGCTTGCTGTAATCCAGCAATACCTTGCACGACAACACCAATCGCGCCAGCGCCACCAATACCAACACCGGCTCCTCCGGCTGCACAATGTATACCAGATGCTCGATGCCCAGCAAATGACAATCCAATGAATCCTTTGCTATTACCACACGAAACTGACTGCGGACAATTTTACAAATGTGATAGTGGTGAACGCTGTCTGAAGACGTGTCCTTTGGGCGAACACTTCAGCGTAGCTCTACAGCGTTGTGATTGGCCAAACATTGCTTGCTGTAATCCAGCAATACCTTGCACTTCAACACCGGGTACGCCATCGCCTCCAGTCGTACCAACACCGGCTCCTCCAGCTGCATCATGTACACCAGATGCTCGTTGCCCCGCAAACGATAATCCGCTGAATCCACTATTGTTGCCCCACGAGACAAACTGTGGTCAATTCTACAAATGTGATAGCGGTCAACGTTGTCTAGTTGCGTGTCCTCTGGGAGAACACTTTAGCGCGGCCTTACAGCGCTGTGACTGGCCAAATATCGCCTGCTGTAATCCACAGATAGGGTGCGTGGCGACGGCTAATCCAATACCCACAACGAACAGTCCAGTTGGTACATCGTGCGTTTTTGACGCCCGCTGTCCAGCAACCGATGACCCTATGAACCCTCGATTGTTACAACATGAAAACGACTGTTCTTTGTTCTACAAATGCGATCTTGGACGGCGTTGCTTAATGCAATGTAAAACAGGAGAACACTTCAGCAGTGCTCTTCAGCGTTGCGAATGGCCAAACTATGCATGCTGTGATGCAAGATTGCCATGTGAAACTGCTCCTAATATGAATGATCCGTGCTATCCCGGGGTTTGCGAGACTCCAATTTGCTACGCTGACAGTGGGTGTCCAGTACAAGATAATCCGCTTAATCCAATTCACCTCCGAAATCCGGCGAGTTGCAGTTCCTTCTATAAATGTCAGCGTGGGCAGGCATGCTTGGTGGAGTGCCCAATCGGACAGCATTGGAGCCAAGCCCTACAACGTTGTGAATGGCCTAATGTAGCCTGCTGCAGTCCTGCCGTAGAATGCTGCCTTCAGTGTATTGAAGACAGGCGTAGGGAGCTGGGACGCCTATTCGGAATTAAAATGTACAACTAG
- the LOC128735727 gene encoding integumentary mucin C.1-like — MGAIDPAMLGITSGTTPALTTTTPPTTTTTTTTTSTTTTTTPTTTTTTTTTPQPTTTTTTTTTPQPTTTTTTTTTQAPTTPPPDDDSCNVCPINCVLDSRCPLFNPSKPVLLPHSECTKFYKCETGRACELECPAGLHFNAAKMVCDWPWHACCDPNVECVIPCIPGVTCPPTLG; from the exons ATGGGTGCTAtcgatccggccatgttgggaatCA CATCTGGAACTACACCTGCACTAACTACCACCACTCCACCTACTACAACTACAACTACCACAACTACAAGCACTACAACCACCACAACTCCTACCACAACTACAACTACCACAACTACGCCCCAACCAACTACAACTACAACTACTACAACTACGCCCCAACCAACTACTACCACAACAACTACCACCACACAAGCGCCAACAACCCCGC CACCTGATGATGATTCTTGCAACGTCTGTCCGATAAATTGCGTACTTGATTCTCGATGCCCGTTGTTCAACCCGTCTAAACCAGTGCTTCTACCACATAGCGAATGCACCAAGTTCTACAAGTGTGAAACTGGTCGTGCGTGCGAATTGGAATGCCCAGCGGGGCTACACTTCAATGCAGCGAAAATGGTCTGCGATTGGCCATGGCACGCTTGCTGTGACCCGAATGTTGAATGCGTTATACCTTGCATTCCAGGAGTAACCTGTCCGCCGACGCTGGGATAG
- the LOC128735728 gene encoding peritrophin-1-like — protein MYLIFSLALFWVTVTAQDAPCTETCWQTCPVDSRCPSINAATATVLPHLTNCNKFIKCQSGHGCVHDCPAGLHFNAADKTCDWPNRACCDPSVQCGPDDTFPGNCVTHVDCPLVNPVKPILLPHTVCSNFYKCDRGKACEYTCPDGLHFNERELACDWPWRACCDPSIECYEPCPTCPRE, from the coding sequence ATGTATTTGATATTTTCGTTAGCTTTGTTTTGGGTCACGGTCACTGCTCAAGATGCTCCTTGTACCGAAACTTGCTGGCAAACTTGTCCTGTCGATTCACGTTGCCCATCGATAAATGCAGCAACGGCTACGGTTCTACCGCATCTGACAAATTGCAATAAGTTCATAAAGTGTCAGTCAGGCCATGGATGCGTACACGATTGTCCAGCTGGACTGCATTTCAATGCGGCCGATAAAACCTGTGATTGGCCGAACCGAGCCTGTTGTGATCCTTCGGTACAGTGTGGCCCAGATGATACTTTCCCTGGAAACTGCGTCACCCACGTAGATTGTCCTTTAGTGAATCCTGTGAAACCGATACTTTTGCCGCATAcggtttgttcaaatttttacAAGTGTGATAGAGGAAAAGCATGCGAATATACCTGCCCGGACGGATTGCATTTCAACGAGCGAGAACTAGCGTGCGACTGGCCCTGGCGGGCATGTTGCGATCCCAGTATCGAGTGTTACGAACCCTGCCCTACCTGTCCACGTGAGTAA